Within the Streptomyces sp. NBC_00554 genome, the region CGGCCGTGTTGCCCAGCTCCAGCGCGTCGTCATACCGGCCGTTGGCCAGCAAGGCGTGAGTGCCAGAACGTGCGGCCGACGCCAACACGAGAGGGTCATCCGACTCGTCCGCGGCACGCATCGCGCGCTCGGCGGCGAGCCATGAGATGTCGGACTCGCCGATCTTCGCGAGCGTCGTCGCCGCGAGGTGGTGCGTACGAGCCGACACCGCCCAGCAGTCGCTACGATCCTCGCCACGGCGCGCCGCTCGCTCCTCCAACTCCTGTGCAGTCTGCAGAAGCGCCGGCAGCGCCGCGACGACGCTGCCGAGTCGACCTCCCTGATAGTCGTTCCACGCGTGCTCCACACGCACGGCCACGGGGGCGGGTGTCGGGAGCTGCACCTCCACCTCAGGGCCGAAGAGCAAGCGAGACAGCCGCCGCGGGCTCATGAGCGCATCGCGCACGGCCGGAACGTCGTCGTGTTCCCTCTCGTCCTCCATGAGCATTGTCTGACCAAGCAAGTCCCCGAGCGGCACGCGCAGGATGCGCGACAGCTCCGCGAGCATGTCGATACGGGGCGGCTTCCGGCGCCCAGTTTCGATCTTGGCCAACCAGTCAGTGCTGTAGCCGACCAGTCCAGCCAGAACTTCTTGCGTGTAGCCGCGACGCTTGCGGTAGAACGCGATCCGCTCGCCGATGCTGAGGTGATCTCCGAGACCACGCATTGCGTGCTGCCTCCTGCTGGTTGTGGGGGCCGGTTTCACCGTACAGAGCCGGTGGTGAGGCGGGTAGTTCGCCTTGCTCACCATCGGAACCAGTACGAGCGTGACGGCCCCAAAGCAAAGAGACCCAGACACTGTGTCCGGGTCTCTGATCTCGTGATTTCGCGTGAGAGTATGTCCGTCTCCGGGTCCTCCGAGGGGGCCAAACGAGGCAGCCCCACGAAGACGGTCCCGGACGGTAATGGACGATGCCGGAGCCGAACGAGCAGGTCAGTGACTGACCGCGTTCGGAACGAAGGCGTCGTTGAGCTACGGCCCCTCCATCGACGAGGTTTTTGGGCTACGCGCGCACATCCCCCCAGAGCGCCATCCTGCGCCGCACCGGAGTTTCGACAGGCGTGATCCGCCTTGGCACTGAAGCTGTCACCGATGACTTGGGCTAACAGTTTCCAGCATGCATGTTCGCGAGAAACCCTATTCTGAGTAGCTGCCAAGACTTGGACAGTTGTCCTGGTGGGCTGCTACCCGCGCTTATGGTCATCTCCTCCAAATGCCTGCTTCAGGAGCCAAATGAACACCGCCCCTGTTATCGACCCACTCAGGAGAGCTTGTGCAACTAGAGCCACTCCGAGAAGCAGAGCTGCTGCAATCAGTCCACCAGTCACGATGAGCGCAGCAACAACGCTCGGTGGGAAGCGACCAGAGCTGGCGAACGGCCTCTGATCCTGCGACCGTGAATTATCTCTGTCCTGGCTGTGATGGAAGAACATGTAACCAGCCTGATGCCAGTTACCGATACCCCATATGCATTACCGCATGAATCTATGCATGATGTGCATACTTCTTCGCGGCCAATCCGATATCATCTGCCGATCTTATTCAATGGAGCACATCGTGAGTCGGTCTCCAGCAGTGCGCACGTGCCATAAGTGTCGGGCTCGACTTGCACGAGACAATAAAGGAGTCTTCTGCTCTAGCTGTTCGCGCATTTTACGTCAAGCCAACGGGGAGACTCCGGATGTCCCACCAGATTTTTGGAATTCCTCAGACATGAGGGAGGCACTGGAATCACATCACATAGGGCACATATTGCGAGCATTCCGGACTCACCACTTCCACGGTAAGGCCATACCGCAATCAGTTGCAGCAGAGTGGTTCCATCTAACTCAATCTCAATTGAGTCGCATCGAAACGGGCCCTCCCGTAAATGATTTGACTCGACTTGCGCAGTGGGCACAGCAGCTCAAAGTTCCACACCATCTGCTATGGTTTTCTTTACCCCAGATGGAGGAGCAGAGAGACGATACGAATCGCATCTCCTACACATCACCTATCAGCGACCTGGAAGGTATGAGCGAAGTGCTTCGCCGCACATTCCTAAGGCATGGACTGGTAGCATTTTCTTCACCAGTAATTGGCATGGATGAACTCAGGCATGTCGTGGCGGCTCTAAATAACGCTAGGCGATATGCAGATGATCAGGTCGCTCAGCACTTCCAGCGC harbors:
- a CDS encoding helix-turn-helix domain-containing protein, with amino-acid sequence MRGLGDHLSIGERIAFYRKRRGYTQEVLAGLVGYSTDWLAKIETGRRKPPRIDMLAELSRILRVPLGDLLGQTMLMEDEREHDDVPAVRDALMSPRRLSRLLFGPEVEVQLPTPAPVAVRVEHAWNDYQGGRLGSVVAALPALLQTAQELEERAARRGEDRSDCWAVSARTHHLAATTLAKIGESDISWLAAERAMRAADESDDPLVLASAARSGTHALLANGRYDDALELGNTAAAWLSSRVSDNDPAALSLLGMIHLRAAVAAARHQDRPTATGLLDRAEELADDLGSDENYWQTGFGPTNVLLHRLSVELDLDNVSYVVENGRINVDHMPQERSVSHRIDFARALSLAGQGDEAFAELRTAERTSPQLVRNNPRVRETLRDLIKRSPVTGGSRSSEVFVMAQRCRAVQ